GACCATAAGCTAAAATGATCTGTTATGCTAGTCTACCTCATTCTAATTATATtctataaaatttatataaacgGGTGAATCTAGCAGCAACTACTCAGGTGGCCAAGGCCTGGCAGCAAAAGACTTTGGCCACTGAGGCATCTCAAGACACAAGGATTTTTGTTTgctagattttgttttttgtttgtttgtttgttttgttttcaagataggatttctctgtagctctggctgtcctggaactcactctgtagaccaggctggactcaaactcagatatctgcctgtctctgcctcccaagtactgggattaaaggcatgctccaccacagcCCCGCTACAGTTGAATTTATAACTGCTCTAAAATGCTGTATGCAGGCCAGGTTGGTCCTCAAATCTCAGAAATATACCTGTCTTCCTCCCACCACATCCCCAGGGCTACACATGGTAGCCTTCTAACAAAGGCTTATCTCAAAGGCTTGGGTGTGGTGGGACATGCCTTAATTCCTGTCTTAGAAGCAGAGTGCAAGAACATCCCAATCTACATATCCAAGTGCCAGCCCAGCCAGAATTTCTGCTCAAAGcctttataaagaaaaaggaaaacaaacctgGGAGTGTGGTATAACACATTGCTGGGTCTCACTTTTAGTAGCACACTCAGACTCATACTTTTCATCTCCAGTGATTGAAGCCTAGGTCTCATATGCATGCccgtaattccagcacttgggaggagaaaTCTGGAAGATCAGCCCTTCAAGGTCAAGCAATGTTCACATTTCCAGAAAGCTAGGATGGCCTTTGATCCAAGTAACCTGgattagaggcaggcagatctctgagatcttgaggacaacctggtctacatattgagtccAGGGCAGCCACAGggacataatgagaccctgactGAAACACTGATcagataaatacatacatacatacatacatacatacatacatacatacatacatacatacaggaaagcgccaggtgtggtagtaagcacctttaatcccagcactccggagacaCAGTAAGGTGGCtttctgagttccagtccagcctgttctacaagctgagttccaggacagccaggggtatacagagaaaccctgtctcgaaaaaaaaaaaaaaattaaactatatcTGCCCttgttcagcaggaggaatgtcTTGTACAAGAGAACTATCCAGTCACTCTGGCCTTTTAACACCAGCCAGTCTTTAAAAGCAAAAGATGATATCTGGCAGAGGTGGAACACCAGTTTAATCCAAGTGAGTGGGAGACAGaaaaggtggatttctgactttgaagccagactggtttccatagtgagttccaggatgggcAGGGGTATGAAAATCCCTTCTTTGTTGGAAgatggagggggggggagggtaagactggctcagtggtaaagtaacTAACATGTGCAATGCCACAGCTTCGAGgtttattagaaaaagaaaagttgaaacaccaaagggcatggtggctcaagcctttaatcccagcacttgggaggctgaggcgggcagatttctgagttcaaggacaacctggtctacaaggtgagttccaggacagccagggctacagggctacacagagaaactctgtctcaaaaaaaaaaaaaaaaaaaaaaaaccaccaaaggGAGCTAGACTTGGTATCACAAACCTATAAACTCACAAGGTTGAAAGTTCCAACCTTCCCTGGACAACATGACAACATCTCAAACAGATGTCAACAATGAGCCTGTAAAgtggatcacacctttaatcccagcactgggaggcagaggccagtggttttctgagttggaggatagcctggtctacaaaggagtTCCTGGACTCATTAGCCATGTATTCCCTTGAATATCCATTTgccctaatttttaaaagtaacccCAAAGAAATCAAGGCAGTCACCTGAGCAAGCCTACAAGGGCAGACACCTTAGTAATCTTAGAGGTTGTCTGGTAATCAGGACAAATGGACGGCCAGGGCGGGCCCCTGACACACTAGGATGGTGCTTTGACATAGAGGAGAAGCAAGCAGATTCGGGAAAGAATGGGGAAGAACACCTGGGTATCTGGCTGGAGTCCATTTCCTCCTACAAAGGAGACACTGGGTGGAGCCTGCCCTTCCTCTTGGCTGGATGCTAAATTGTGGGAGGGGCTACAGGTTGGAGGGTCCCTGCTCAGTGCGCCCAACTTGAAGCTCAGTTTGAATCCTAAATCCTTAGAGCATACCTTCAATCACAACTGAAGTGAGCTACAGGCGAAATGGAAGCATCTCCACGTTCCCTGAGTAAGTCTGGGCCCTAAAAACCCTGTTACATGAAGTCTGTCGGGTGGACAGGATTGCTATGGTGAGGCCTGGGTTTGCATTTCCCTTTTGGCCCAAAGAGCAGACCGGGTCTTGTAGAAAGTAAGGCCATGACAGTGGAGTTGGGGGTCTATGTGGTGGTGTCAAGAGAGCTGGTCTGAACCCCAGGCACTTTGGCTCCTCCAGGGTCCACAATTAAGGAAGGGAGAACCAATGTAACAGCAGCTAATTATGAGGCTCTTGGTCGGATTCCTCCAAAAAACCTATCTGCTTAGGTTGAGGCTACTGTATTAGCAAGGGAAATGTTTGCAGACTCATATGAAttcttttagttttgattttcattttgtaagATTTGCATTTGACAGGTTTTCCTTCAGGGAGGGTGCTAATAGTTGAGTTTAGTAGACCTCACACAGGCATGTTGGAAATGATCTTGAACAATTGTGTGTATCTTTGGAGGCATGGTCTCTccctgtagatcaagctggcctcaactcTGATatctacctccctctgcctcccaagtgctaagattttAGATTAATAGCTCCATGCCTGGCTATGTTGAACCTGGCAATGTTGAAATCTTGTAAGGAAATCCTtctacctgagtgctgggattacaggcttacaACCGCCATTCTCCGCCAAATTCAGTCTATAGAGACTCTATAATTCCAGCAACAAAATGAGCAGTTCAGACTTTCCATACTCCTGCCTCAATTCTCCCATTGCTGGGCTTAAGAGTGTGACTATCCActctgcttttgctttttttttttcccaaagattcAGGTCTTTAGCCCCAGAAAAGTTTAACTGGATGGAATTGGAAAGTGGGGAATTAAAGTGGGTCACAGGTATCTTATTGATGCATAGACTACCCAAGAGGAAAATCAGAGATTGGGGTTGTGAGAGAGACTCATCTCCTGACAGTGGCTAAAACTGTGTCAGGGGTACATGCAGGCAAGGCTGTAGAGGTCTCAGGACCTCTTTGTTCAATAGGTTAGCTCCTACCATGAGTCCCTCAAGATCACATTTCACACCATCAGGCTTGACAGTGAGGGCTGACTCTCCACTCTCATGATAGAGATTGCCTGAcccatttctccttctctgtcttaGCCTCCTGTACCCTGGGTCCCCTTGACCAGAAGTTCAGTTGGGAGCAGCTTTCAGAGCTGGAAGCATACTTCAAGGTGGAACCATACCCAGACCTCCAGGATCGAAAGATCATGGCCACCAGACTGAAACTGAAAGAGGAACAAGTTGAGGTCAGATTGCCATCTCCAACCTTATATGCCTCTAAGTCAGTGTTCTCCACACTGAGAACCCATTGGGGTCAAAAAACCCATTCTCAGAGATTACCCTGTAGATATTCTGCATTTCAGATActtacattaggattcataacagtaactaAAAGACAGTTAGGAAATAGAAACAAGAGTTATTTTGTGGTTGGAGGTCACATTGGTGCTTTCTGGAAAGAAGACACAGACAGACTGCCTCCTATGAGAAAACAGTGTGGGTCCAGTCTAAGGCAGCAATTCTCAAGCTGTGGATATCCAACTCATTGATTCTGGGATGAACAAATCTTGCCCAGAGGCCAGACCAgaccaacagaatacagagacATTCACACCATagcaattcataatagtagcaaaattacacttatgaagtagcagtgaaaataattttcactGGACAGGGTTGCTCTTTTCTTAAAAACACTCcatagaccatgctgacctcaaactaagAGAAGGCCTGCCTTtaactcccagtgctgggattaaaggtgtgagtcacccTACCAACCtctacccactccaacaaggcaaaAACAATTTATTGGTTTGGGGATTGGGCAGACAACAACACAAAGAAGTTTATTAAAGGCTCAAGCATCATGAAGGTTGAAAACCATATACATGCTAGGCACTCTAGCAGGCTGCATCCCTGGATGGTAGGCCCTACCCTTGAGGCCTCTCAGTATTCCTTAGGGGCCTCCTTTTGGGTCCCTCATGGAAAAGAAGGCTAGAGAACATTTTGGGGGCAGCTTTGGGGAGCTAGCTTAGGGGGATGCCCCTAGCATGACCTCAAAGGCTAGGGAGCACATGGTCCTTCCTTAgatatgtttacatgtgttcttCCCTGCAGGCTTGGTTCATCCAGAGATCCTTGGAGGAGGAGATGCGGCCCCCCTTGGCCAGGCTGCAGCAGTCTGCCCTGGATGGTACCTCTTCTCCTTCCCACAAAGCCCTGTGCTGCAGGCCACCAAGCTGGAAGTACAGGCTCATTCCCATCAATCCCCCTGAGTCCTCGACCAGCTGTAAGCACAGTTGCT
This Mus musculus strain C57BL/6J chromosome 7, GRCm38.p6 C57BL/6J DNA region includes the following protein-coding sequences:
- the Crxos gene encoding Crx opposite strand transcript 1 isoform c (isoform c is encoded by transcript variant 3): MEASPRSLTSCTLGPLDQKFSWEQLSELEAYFKVEPYPDLQDRKIMATRLKLKEEQVEAWFIQRSLEEEMRPPLARLQQSALDGTSSPSHKALCCRPPSWKYRLIPINPPESSTSCKHSC